A window of the Nibribacter ruber genome harbors these coding sequences:
- the lpxD gene encoding UDP-3-O-(3-hydroxymyristoyl)glucosamine N-acyltransferase: MEFTVQQIADLLQGQVQGDGQATVNRLAKIEEGTPGSLSFLSNPKYEPFLYTTGASAVIVSKTLEVKQAVATNLILVEDPYSAFSTLLEVYQQALASMRAGVEEPCYLGENSSIGPNHYRGAFSYIGKNCKIGKNVHIYPQAYIGDNVTIGDNTVIYAGVKIYPDTVIGSSCSVHAGAVLGSDGFGFAPQKDGSYKTIPQIGNVVIEDHVSIGANTTVDCATMGSTIIRTGTKIDNLVQVAHNVEIGRHTVVAAQTAFAGSSKVGNYCTIAGQVGVVGHVSIADRTIVGAKSGISKNIKEEGTFVQGAPAFDYKQNLRAMAVFRKLPELQKQVDELREKR, from the coding sequence ATGGAATTTACAGTACAACAAATAGCTGATTTACTCCAAGGGCAGGTGCAGGGAGACGGTCAGGCCACGGTAAACAGACTTGCCAAGATTGAAGAAGGCACCCCTGGGTCGCTTTCTTTCTTGTCTAATCCCAAGTATGAGCCCTTTTTGTACACCACTGGCGCTTCTGCCGTGATTGTGTCCAAAACCCTTGAGGTAAAACAGGCTGTTGCCACCAACCTTATCTTGGTAGAGGACCCGTACAGCGCTTTTTCTACCTTATTAGAAGTCTACCAACAAGCCTTGGCCTCTATGCGCGCGGGCGTGGAAGAGCCTTGCTATTTGGGTGAGAATTCCAGCATTGGTCCCAATCATTACCGCGGGGCATTCTCTTACATTGGCAAGAACTGTAAGATTGGCAAGAACGTCCACATCTACCCTCAAGCTTACATAGGCGATAACGTCACCATCGGCGACAATACGGTCATTTATGCCGGCGTAAAAATCTACCCAGACACCGTCATTGGCAGTTCCTGCTCTGTGCACGCTGGCGCCGTCTTAGGTAGTGACGGGTTTGGCTTCGCGCCGCAAAAGGACGGTAGCTACAAAACAATTCCGCAGATTGGCAATGTGGTGATAGAAGACCATGTGAGCATTGGCGCCAACACTACGGTAGACTGTGCTACCATGGGCTCTACCATCATCAGGACCGGTACCAAGATTGACAATCTGGTGCAGGTGGCCCATAACGTAGAGATTGGCAGACACACAGTGGTAGCCGCTCAGACTGCTTTTGCGGGTTCTTCTAAAGTAGGCAACTACTGCACCATTGCCGGGCAGGTAGGCGTGGTAGGCCATGTGAGCATTGCAGACAGAACCATTGTAGGCGCTAAATCAGGCATCTCTAAAAATATAAAAGAGGAGGGCACTTTCGTACAGGGAGCGCCTGCTTTTGACTATAAACAAAACCTGCGGGCTATGGCTGTCTTCCGTAAACTGCCCGAGCTACAGAAACAGGTAGATGAACTCAGAGAAAAGCGTTAA
- a CDS encoding HD domain-containing protein, with product MNKKKIFNDPVYGFITVPSELLFDIIQHPYFQRLRRIKQLGLTEFVYPGALHTRFHHALGAMHLMSIAIQSLSGKDNRISDKECEASMAAILLHDVGHGPFSHALEHAIFDQVPHEQISLHIMQLLNEEFDGKLQLAIDIFTDSYERHFFHQLVSSQLDVDRLDYLNRDSFYTGVSEGLIGADRLLKMLNVAEDQLVVEEKGIYSIESFLVSRRLMYWQVYMHKTVTSAEQMVMKVMQRARELTQQGIPVPASPALTFFLGESFSILDFERDPSILKKFIALDDYDIWGGIKQWAEHPDQILSYLSVCLLERKLFKIILSPTPFEIEFLEGVRELAMEQFHVPAEEAHYLVVTGKISNNAYDSVGETINVLTKQSLIVDVAQASDLPNIQALSKKVEKYYVCYPKEIAS from the coding sequence TTGAATAAGAAAAAAATCTTCAACGACCCAGTCTACGGCTTCATCACGGTCCCCTCTGAGCTGCTGTTTGACATCATCCAACACCCGTACTTTCAGCGTCTTAGACGCATTAAGCAATTAGGCCTTACAGAGTTTGTCTACCCTGGGGCGCTGCATACGCGGTTTCACCATGCCTTGGGCGCTATGCACTTGATGAGCATTGCCATCCAGAGCCTGAGCGGTAAAGATAACCGTATTTCTGACAAGGAATGTGAGGCCTCTATGGCGGCCATTCTCTTGCATGACGTGGGGCACGGACCTTTTTCTCATGCCCTGGAGCACGCTATTTTTGACCAGGTGCCGCATGAGCAGATTTCTTTGCACATCATGCAATTGCTCAACGAGGAGTTTGACGGCAAGCTGCAACTGGCCATTGACATCTTCACAGACAGCTACGAGCGTCATTTCTTTCACCAACTGGTGTCCAGCCAACTGGACGTAGACCGCCTAGATTACCTGAACCGCGACTCTTTTTATACGGGTGTCTCTGAAGGTTTGATTGGCGCAGACCGTTTATTGAAGATGCTGAACGTAGCCGAAGACCAGCTAGTAGTAGAAGAGAAAGGCATTTACTCTATTGAAAGCTTCTTGGTAAGCCGCCGCCTCATGTACTGGCAGGTGTACATGCACAAAACCGTGACCTCTGCCGAGCAGATGGTCATGAAAGTGATGCAACGCGCCCGCGAGTTGACCCAGCAAGGCATTCCGGTGCCCGCCAGCCCTGCGTTGACTTTCTTCTTGGGTGAGTCTTTCTCCATTCTGGATTTTGAGCGCGACCCAAGTATCTTGAAAAAGTTTATTGCCTTGGATGACTATGACATTTGGGGCGGCATCAAACAATGGGCTGAGCACCCAGACCAGATTCTGAGCTACCTTTCTGTCTGTTTGTTGGAGCGCAAGTTGTTCAAAATCATCTTATCCCCAACTCCGTTTGAGATAGAGTTCTTAGAAGGCGTGCGCGAACTGGCCATGGAGCAGTTCCATGTTCCCGCCGAAGAGGCGCATTACCTGGTAGTGACAGGCAAAATCAGCAACAACGCCTATGATTCTGTGGGAGAGACCATCAATGTGCTCACCAAGCAGAGTCTGATAGTGGATGTGGCCCAAGCCTCTGATCTGCCCAACATCCAGGCACTGAGCAAGAAAGTGGAGAAGTACTACGTCTGCTACCCTAAAGAGATTGCCTCTTAA